Proteins encoded within one genomic window of Rhizobium bangladeshense:
- a CDS encoding bifunctional allantoicase/(S)-ureidoglycine aminohydrolase — MNKTDYFSTLGGLPPQSQLLSGRAVFTTAYAVIPRGVMSDIVTSLLPHWTGTRAWVLSRPLSGFSETFSQYVMEVQPGGGSDRPEPDKRAEAVLFVVEGGMTIELEGVSHGLRAGSFAYLPAGSAWRLKNDGSTAAIFHWVRKAFQEVEGLELPPAIVTHEDNHPIRAMPDTDGRWGTTRFIDPADVRYDMHVNIVTLEPGAVIPFMETHVMEHGLYVLEGKAVYRLNQDWVEVEAGDFMWLRAFCPQACYAGGPGRFRYLLYKDVNRHMKLW; from the coding sequence ATGAACAAGACAGATTATTTTTCGACGCTCGGCGGATTGCCGCCGCAGAGCCAGCTGCTTTCGGGCCGGGCCGTTTTTACCACGGCTTACGCGGTCATCCCCCGCGGCGTCATGAGCGATATTGTCACGAGCCTCCTTCCGCATTGGACGGGCACGCGCGCGTGGGTTCTCTCCCGCCCGCTTTCCGGCTTCTCCGAGACCTTCTCACAATATGTGATGGAGGTTCAGCCGGGCGGCGGTAGCGACCGGCCGGAGCCCGACAAGCGGGCCGAAGCGGTGCTGTTCGTCGTCGAAGGCGGCATGACGATCGAGCTCGAAGGCGTCAGCCACGGGCTGCGCGCCGGCTCCTTCGCCTACCTTCCGGCCGGCTCGGCTTGGCGCCTGAAGAACGACGGTTCGACCGCAGCGATCTTCCATTGGGTCCGGAAGGCATTCCAGGAAGTCGAGGGACTGGAGCTGCCGCCGGCGATCGTCACACATGAGGACAACCATCCGATCCGCGCCATGCCAGACACCGACGGCCGCTGGGGCACCACCCGCTTCATCGATCCGGCCGATGTGCGTTATGACATGCATGTCAATATCGTGACGCTGGAGCCGGGCGCGGTGATCCCCTTCATGGAAACGCATGTCATGGAGCACGGCCTCTATGTGCTGGAGGGCAAGGCGGTCTATCGCCTGAACCAGGATTGGGTCGAGGTCGAGGCCGGCGACTTCATGTGGCTGCGCGCCTTCTGCCCGCAGGCCTGCTACGCCGGCGGCCCCGGGCGCTTCCGGTACCTGCTCTACAAGGACGTCAACCGCCACATGAAGCTCTGGTAG
- a CDS encoding FadR/GntR family transcriptional regulator: protein MNDLENWLSNPATISRKSASELVFEELRSLILSGRFAAGSKLPSEAKLAAKYGVSRPIVREALRSLQILGLTETRTGSGTYVLAAAGDGDISYGDYSARDLMEARPHVEVSAAGWAALRRSDDELSRLFGLCDEMEQEENTEAWVRLDSDFHGLIATVSKNAVFRDIVDEVREAMAQQSGLLTVLGPRRQESNEEHRAIVEAIRAGSDIEARAAMEVHLQKVEAAVNRIIGAAPR from the coding sequence ATGAACGATCTAGAAAACTGGCTGTCCAATCCCGCGACCATCAGTCGCAAAAGCGCCTCGGAACTTGTGTTCGAGGAGTTGCGTAGCCTCATCCTTTCCGGCCGATTTGCTGCCGGTTCGAAGCTGCCGTCGGAAGCTAAGCTGGCGGCAAAATACGGCGTCAGCCGACCAATCGTGCGGGAAGCGCTGCGTTCGCTGCAGATTTTGGGGCTGACCGAGACGAGAACGGGCAGCGGTACATATGTGCTTGCGGCTGCCGGCGACGGAGATATCAGTTACGGCGATTATTCGGCGCGTGATCTGATGGAGGCGCGGCCTCACGTCGAAGTATCGGCCGCCGGCTGGGCGGCGCTGCGTCGGAGCGATGACGAGCTGTCCCGGTTGTTCGGACTTTGCGACGAGATGGAGCAGGAGGAAAATACCGAGGCCTGGGTGCGGCTGGATTCGGATTTTCATGGGCTTATCGCAACGGTATCGAAGAACGCCGTCTTCCGCGATATCGTCGACGAGGTTCGGGAGGCGATGGCGCAGCAATCCGGGCTGCTGACGGTGTTGGGACCGCGGCGTCAGGAGTCGAATGAAGAGCATCGCGCCATTGTCGAAGCCATCCGCGCCGGCTCGGATATCGAGGCCCGGGCTGCGATGGAAGTCCATCTCCAAAAGGTCGAGGCGGCGGTCAATCGCATCATCGGCGCCGCACCGCGTTAA
- a CDS encoding ABC transporter ATP-binding protein translates to MANAQAQPIDTLSPVLSVDRLTTSFVVDGAWKPVVLDVSFTVAPGETVAIVGESGSGKSVTSLSIMRLLQPETSRIEGRVMLGGRDLLALPEHAMRQVRGNEVAMIFQEPMTSLNPLFTIGDQISEALLCHSDMSRADARAETIRVLEKVRIPSAASRFDEYPHRFSGGMRQRVMIAMALASRPKLLIADEPTTALDVTIQGQILDLIKMLQEEEGTSVLFITHDMGVVAEIADRTVVMYRGEQVESGATSDIFHRGRHPYTRALLSAVPVLGSMQGRQRPLRFPVVNTATGESDVPAEAADTVAATPVLQVKNLTKRFDIHSGLFGRLTSRVHAVENVSFDLNAGETLSLVGESGCGKSTTGRAIMRLIEPQAGSVLVEGREVLGLDRKELREMRKSVQMIFQDPFASLNPRMTVGAAIAEPYLEHRMGSSKQARDVVADLLIKVGLSADMAVRYPHEFSGGQRQRICIARALALQPKVIVADESVSALDVSIKAQVINLMLDLQQSLDLAFLFISHDMAVVERVSHRVAVMYLGEIVEIGPRAAIFENPQHPYTKKLIAAVPVPDPDRRHEKRMVANDEIKSPMRPIDYAPPIAAYREVGPGHLVMADRSSGLGVA, encoded by the coding sequence ATGGCCAACGCCCAAGCCCAGCCGATCGACACATTGAGCCCCGTTCTTTCCGTCGACCGGCTGACCACGTCCTTCGTGGTCGACGGCGCCTGGAAGCCGGTCGTGCTCGACGTTTCCTTCACCGTCGCGCCCGGTGAGACCGTGGCGATCGTCGGCGAATCCGGCTCGGGCAAGAGCGTGACGTCGCTGTCGATCATGCGGCTGTTGCAGCCGGAGACGAGCCGCATCGAAGGCCGCGTCATGCTCGGCGGACGCGATCTGCTGGCCCTGCCGGAACATGCCATGCGGCAGGTGCGCGGCAATGAGGTGGCAATGATCTTCCAGGAGCCGATGACCTCGCTCAATCCGCTCTTCACCATCGGCGATCAGATCTCCGAAGCGCTGCTCTGCCACTCCGATATGAGCCGGGCCGACGCCAGGGCTGAAACGATCAGGGTGCTGGAGAAGGTCCGCATCCCCTCGGCCGCCTCCCGCTTCGACGAATATCCGCATCGTTTTTCCGGCGGCATGCGCCAGCGGGTGATGATCGCCATGGCGCTTGCCAGCCGGCCGAAACTGCTGATCGCCGACGAGCCGACGACCGCACTCGACGTGACGATCCAGGGCCAGATCCTCGATCTCATCAAGATGCTGCAGGAGGAGGAGGGAACCTCCGTTCTCTTCATCACCCACGATATGGGCGTCGTCGCCGAGATTGCCGACAGGACCGTGGTGATGTATCGCGGCGAGCAGGTGGAAAGCGGCGCCACTTCCGATATCTTTCACCGCGGCAGACATCCCTACACAAGGGCGCTGTTGTCAGCCGTGCCGGTGCTCGGCTCGATGCAGGGCCGGCAGAGGCCGCTGCGTTTTCCCGTGGTCAACACCGCGACGGGTGAATCGGACGTCCCCGCCGAGGCTGCCGATACGGTGGCGGCAACGCCAGTCCTGCAGGTGAAAAACCTCACCAAGCGCTTCGACATCCATTCCGGCCTCTTCGGGCGGCTGACGAGCCGCGTGCACGCGGTCGAAAACGTCTCTTTCGATCTCAATGCCGGCGAGACGCTGTCGCTCGTCGGCGAATCCGGCTGCGGCAAATCGACGACAGGGCGGGCGATCATGCGCCTGATCGAGCCGCAGGCCGGTTCGGTGCTCGTCGAAGGCAGGGAGGTGCTGGGCCTCGACAGGAAGGAGCTGCGCGAGATGCGCAAATCCGTGCAGATGATCTTCCAGGATCCCTTCGCCAGCCTCAACCCGCGCATGACGGTGGGTGCTGCGATCGCCGAGCCCTATCTCGAGCACAGGATGGGCAGTTCAAAACAGGCCAGGGACGTCGTCGCCGATCTGCTGATCAAGGTCGGCCTTTCCGCTGACATGGCCGTGCGTTATCCGCATGAATTTTCCGGCGGCCAGCGCCAGCGCATCTGCATCGCCCGGGCGCTCGCCCTGCAGCCGAAGGTCATCGTTGCCGACGAAAGCGTTTCGGCGCTCGACGTGTCAATCAAGGCGCAGGTCATCAACCTGATGCTCGACTTGCAGCAGAGCCTCGACCTCGCCTTCCTGTTCATCTCGCATGATATGGCGGTGGTCGAGCGCGTCAGCCACCGCGTGGCGGTGATGTATCTCGGCGAGATCGTCGAGATCGGCCCGCGGGCCGCCATCTTCGAAAATCCACAGCACCCCTATACGAAGAAACTCATCGCCGCCGTGCCGGTGCCCGATCCCGACCGCCGCCACGAAAAGCGCATGGTGGCGAACGACGAGATCAAGAGCCCGATGCGCCCGATCGACTATGCCCCTCCGATAGCCGCCTATCGCGAGGTCGGGCCGGGCCATCTTGTCATGGCCGATCGCTCGTCCGGCTTGGGAGTTGCCTAA
- a CDS encoding ABC transporter permease yields the protein MIRYILQRLFGMVVVMFLVVTIVFVIVRVTPGDPAAVMLGPDATPQDIADLRSRLGLDQSLGLQYVYYIGQLLRGDLGQSIFLNMPVTSALIDRAEPTFFLTLFSLAIASIIALPIGIYAAYRRGSFIDQAATTLAMFAASIPSFWLGLILMQFFAVRLNLFPVSGYGGPGSTFIDRMYHLTLPAFALGIVSSALILRFTRASMLDVLGDDYIRTARAKGLIERKVILKHALKNALIPILTVLGLTAAVLISGAVVTETVFGLPGVGNLVVSAVLRRDYPVIQGALLVIAALYVLINFAIDMLYLLVDPRVRY from the coding sequence ATGATACGCTACATCCTCCAGCGCCTGTTCGGCATGGTCGTCGTGATGTTTCTGGTCGTCACGATCGTCTTCGTCATCGTGCGCGTGACGCCGGGAGATCCGGCCGCCGTAATGCTCGGGCCGGATGCGACGCCGCAGGATATTGCCGATCTGAGAAGCCGGCTCGGCCTCGATCAATCGCTCGGGCTGCAATATGTCTATTATATCGGCCAGCTGCTGAGGGGCGATCTCGGCCAGTCGATCTTCCTCAATATGCCGGTCACATCGGCGCTCATCGACCGGGCCGAGCCGACCTTCTTCCTGACGCTGTTTTCGCTTGCGATCGCCAGCATCATCGCCCTGCCGATCGGCATCTATGCCGCCTATCGGCGCGGTTCCTTCATTGATCAGGCGGCAACGACGCTCGCCATGTTCGCCGCCAGCATTCCGAGCTTCTGGCTCGGCCTCATCCTGATGCAGTTCTTCGCCGTCAGGCTCAATCTCTTCCCGGTCTCCGGCTATGGCGGCCCGGGCTCGACCTTCATCGACCGGATGTATCACCTGACGCTGCCGGCCTTTGCGCTTGGCATCGTCTCTTCTGCGCTCATCCTGCGCTTCACCCGCGCCTCTATGCTCGATGTGCTCGGCGACGATTATATCCGCACGGCCCGCGCCAAGGGGCTGATCGAGCGCAAGGTCATCCTCAAGCACGCGCTGAAGAACGCGCTGATCCCGATCCTGACGGTGCTCGGCCTGACGGCAGCGGTGCTGATCTCGGGCGCCGTCGTCACCGAGACTGTCTTCGGTCTGCCGGGTGTCGGCAATCTCGTCGTTTCGGCGGTTTTGCGCCGCGACTATCCCGTCATCCAGGGCGCGCTGCTGGTCATCGCCGCGCTCTATGTGCTGATCAATTTTGCGATCGACATGCTCTACCTGCTGGTCGATCCGAGGGTGCGCTACTGA
- a CDS encoding amino acid permease, with protein MTVMESTRTKADGQVFAEEDLGYKKALKPRQIQMIAIGGAIGTGLFLGAGGRLAAAGPALVLVYALCGFFAFLVLRALGELIVHRPTSGSFVSYAREFYGEKLAFAVGWLYWLTWAMTAVADVTAVALYMNFFKAYVPWIAMIDQWVFALTALVLVLAMNLVSVKVFGELEFWFSLVKVLALVVFLIVGVYFVVTGTPIDGHVPGLNTITDFGGMFPSGILPALVVIQGVVFAYASIELIGTAAGETENARKVMPRAIRTVVLRLVVFYVGSVLLLSLLLPYTAYKGGESPFVTFFGKIGVQGADVVMNLVVLTAVLSSLNAGLYSTGRILHSMAISGSAPAALAKMNRSGVPYGGIAVTAVVTAFGVVLNAVVPAEAFEIGLNVAALGIIAAWGVIVLCQLKLWHLSRQGKLARPEFRMFGAPYTGLLTLGFLAVVVSLMALDYPVGTYTVASLLLIIPALVVGWLVMRERIHMLAAEQGEDRGGFDLA; from the coding sequence ATGACAGTCATGGAATCCACCAGAACGAAGGCCGACGGCCAGGTTTTCGCCGAGGAGGACCTCGGTTACAAAAAGGCGCTGAAGCCGCGGCAGATCCAGATGATCGCCATCGGCGGCGCCATCGGCACCGGCCTGTTTCTGGGTGCGGGCGGGCGGCTTGCCGCTGCCGGTCCGGCGCTCGTGCTCGTCTATGCCCTATGCGGCTTTTTTGCATTCCTCGTTCTGAGAGCGCTCGGCGAACTGATCGTGCATCGCCCGACCTCGGGTTCGTTCGTCTCCTATGCCCGTGAATTCTACGGCGAAAAGCTCGCCTTCGCGGTCGGCTGGCTGTACTGGCTGACCTGGGCGATGACAGCCGTCGCCGATGTCACCGCAGTGGCTCTCTACATGAATTTCTTCAAGGCATATGTCCCATGGATCGCCATGATCGATCAGTGGGTATTTGCGCTGACGGCGCTGGTCCTCGTTCTCGCCATGAACCTTGTGTCGGTAAAGGTCTTCGGCGAACTGGAATTCTGGTTCAGCCTCGTCAAGGTTCTCGCTCTGGTCGTCTTCCTGATCGTCGGGGTCTACTTCGTCGTCACCGGCACGCCGATCGACGGCCATGTTCCGGGGCTGAATACAATCACCGACTTCGGCGGCATGTTTCCGAGCGGGATCTTGCCGGCGCTGGTCGTGATACAAGGCGTCGTCTTCGCCTATGCCTCGATCGAGTTGATCGGCACTGCCGCAGGCGAAACCGAAAATGCGCGCAAGGTCATGCCCCGCGCGATCCGAACGGTTGTGCTGCGGTTGGTGGTCTTTTATGTCGGCTCGGTTCTGCTGCTGTCGCTGCTGCTGCCCTATACCGCCTATAAGGGCGGCGAGAGCCCGTTCGTCACCTTCTTCGGCAAGATCGGCGTCCAGGGCGCCGACGTCGTCATGAACCTCGTCGTGCTGACTGCGGTCCTGTCGTCGCTCAATGCGGGCCTATATTCGACCGGCCGCATCCTGCATTCCATGGCGATTTCGGGCTCGGCGCCGGCCGCGCTGGCGAAGATGAACAGATCCGGCGTGCCCTATGGCGGCATCGCGGTGACGGCTGTCGTGACCGCCTTCGGCGTCGTGCTGAACGCCGTCGTTCCGGCAGAAGCTTTCGAGATCGGCTTGAACGTCGCCGCACTCGGCATCATCGCTGCATGGGGCGTCATCGTCCTGTGCCAGCTCAAGCTGTGGCACCTGTCGCGTCAGGGCAAGCTTGCCCGGCCTGAATTCCGGATGTTCGGCGCGCCCTATACCGGCCTGCTGACGCTGGGCTTCCTGGCGGTCGTCGTGAGCCTGATGGCGCTCGATTATCCCGTCGGAACCTACACGGTCGCTTCTCTGCTGCTGATCATTCCGGCGCTGGTGGTCGGCTGGCTCGTGATGCGCGAGCGCATCCACATGCTCGCCGCCGAACAGGGCGAGGATCGCGGCGGCTTCGATCTGGCCTGA
- a CDS encoding asparaginase: protein MTPSEDCVVTDRGGIVENRHRVHVAVVDAKGRLLYTLGDPTRMTLARSAAKPAQALAILETNGFERYGFDDADLALMCASHSSEERHIARTRAMLSKIKAEEADLRCGGHSSLSETVNRAWIKQDYTPTAVCNNCSGKHVGMIAGARAIGAGAEDYHLPDHPMQVIVKRTVAELCDLDPQDVEWGIDGCNLPTPAFPLDRLARLYAKLASAADGGEWRQGSSRRGPALARIFQAMTRHPDMVAGEGRYCTVLMGAFGGAIIGKLGADASYAIGVRASDDTRRLGADGALGISVKIEDGNVEILYAVVTEILEQLGIGSPERRKQLAEFHHPKRVNTMGVTTGGVSFPFKLRGYTPDGENSSPAALTR from the coding sequence ATGACCCCGAGTGAGGATTGCGTCGTCACCGATCGTGGCGGGATCGTCGAGAACCGTCATCGCGTCCACGTTGCTGTCGTCGATGCTAAGGGCAGGCTGCTTTACACGCTGGGGGACCCGACACGCATGACGCTTGCCCGCTCCGCCGCCAAGCCGGCCCAGGCGCTCGCCATCCTGGAGACGAATGGGTTCGAGCGATACGGCTTCGATGATGCGGATCTCGCGCTAATGTGCGCTTCCCACAGCAGCGAAGAGCGGCATATCGCACGGACGCGAGCCATGCTGTCGAAGATCAAGGCCGAGGAGGCCGATCTTCGCTGCGGCGGCCATTCTTCCCTGTCCGAAACGGTGAACCGCGCCTGGATCAAGCAGGACTATACGCCGACGGCGGTCTGCAACAACTGCTCGGGAAAGCACGTCGGAATGATTGCCGGCGCCCGCGCCATCGGAGCGGGGGCGGAGGACTATCACCTGCCGGATCATCCGATGCAGGTGATCGTGAAGCGAACGGTTGCCGAGCTGTGCGATCTGGACCCGCAGGACGTCGAATGGGGGATCGACGGATGCAATTTGCCGACCCCCGCCTTTCCGTTGGATCGCCTGGCGCGCCTCTATGCCAAGCTTGCTTCGGCAGCAGATGGAGGCGAGTGGCGCCAGGGGTCGTCGAGGCGAGGCCCGGCACTGGCTCGCATTTTCCAGGCGATGACGCGCCACCCCGACATGGTCGCGGGCGAGGGGCGCTACTGCACGGTTTTGATGGGCGCATTCGGCGGTGCGATAATCGGCAAGCTCGGCGCCGATGCCAGCTATGCAATCGGTGTGCGCGCCTCGGATGATACCAGGCGATTGGGAGCGGATGGGGCGCTCGGCATCTCGGTCAAGATCGAGGATGGCAACGTCGAAATCCTCTACGCCGTCGTCACGGAAATCCTCGAACAGCTTGGCATCGGCTCGCCGGAACGCCGCAAGCAGCTTGCGGAGTTTCATCATCCCAAGCGCGTGAACACCATGGGTGTCACGACCGGCGGCGTGTCCTTTCCTTTCAAGCTACGCGGATACACGCCGGACGGAGAGAATTCCAGTCCTGCGGCTTTAACCCGATGA
- a CDS encoding aminotransferase class V-fold PLP-dependent enzyme: protein MPDDIRPSLGLRPVINVSGTMTSLGASIVVPEAIAAMTAILPHFVEINDLQRKASSVIARVTGGDAGFVTASCSAGISLAVAGAITGDNLLAIERLPDAVPEKNEVLVQMGHVVSYGAPVDQAIRLAGGKVVLVGQATSTHRFHMERAITDKTAAAVYVISHHVVDYGLLNLKEFVEIAHARGVPVIVDAASEYDLRIFLEQGADIALYSGHKFLGGPTSGIVAGSKELVRHAFLQNMGIGRGMKVGKESIFGVMAALEAWESRDHAGIRERETSYLNLWKKTLDGRPGVTALIEPDPTNNPLDRLRLIVDPEEAHITAWDLADALARGSPPIIVRDHEVEHRYFYLDPCNLHPGQEVIVANRLAEELDKARASNEIIATPIENRSRHRFDGLLRWPD, encoded by the coding sequence ATGCCCGATGATATCAGACCTTCGCTCGGCCTTCGCCCCGTCATCAATGTCTCCGGCACGATGACCAGCCTCGGCGCCTCGATCGTCGTTCCGGAGGCGATCGCCGCGATGACGGCGATCCTGCCGCACTTCGTCGAGATCAACGACCTGCAGCGCAAGGCAAGCAGCGTCATCGCCCGGGTGACCGGCGGCGATGCCGGCTTCGTCACCGCCTCCTGCTCGGCCGGCATTTCGCTTGCCGTCGCCGGCGCGATCACCGGCGACAATCTGCTGGCGATCGAGAGGCTGCCGGATGCCGTGCCCGAGAAGAACGAGGTGCTGGTGCAGATGGGCCATGTGGTGAGCTACGGTGCGCCGGTCGACCAGGCGATCCGGCTTGCCGGCGGGAAGGTGGTGCTTGTGGGACAGGCGACCTCGACACACCGTTTCCACATGGAAAGAGCGATCACCGACAAGACCGCCGCTGCCGTCTATGTCATCTCCCATCATGTCGTCGATTATGGTCTTCTGAACCTCAAGGAATTTGTCGAGATCGCCCATGCCAGGGGCGTGCCCGTCATCGTCGATGCGGCCTCGGAATACGACCTCAGGATTTTCCTGGAGCAGGGGGCCGATATCGCCCTTTATTCCGGCCACAAATTCCTCGGCGGTCCGACCTCGGGCATCGTTGCCGGCAGCAAGGAGCTGGTGCGCCATGCCTTCCTACAGAATATGGGCATCGGCCGCGGCATGAAGGTCGGCAAGGAGAGCATTTTCGGGGTCATGGCGGCGCTGGAAGCCTGGGAAAGCCGCGACCATGCCGGGATCCGCGAACGTGAGACCAGCTATCTCAATCTCTGGAAGAAGACGCTCGACGGCCGTCCCGGCGTCACCGCGCTGATCGAGCCCGACCCGACCAACAACCCCCTCGACCGTCTTCGCCTGATCGTCGATCCGGAAGAGGCGCATATCACCGCCTGGGATCTGGCCGATGCGCTGGCGAGGGGCAGTCCGCCGATTATCGTGCGCGACCACGAAGTGGAGCATCGCTATTTCTATCTCGACCCGTGCAACCTGCATCCGGGCCAGGAGGTGATCGTCGCAAACCGTCTTGCTGAGGAGCTCGACAAGGCGCGCGCTTCCAACGAGATCATTGCAACTCCGATCGAAAACCGCAGCAGGCACCGCTTCGACGGATTGCTGCGCTGGCCGGATTGA
- a CDS encoding ABC transporter permease, with translation MADIAIKPVESEGSKFVRRLMKRRTVAFGLLILAIFVLLAVFAPVVAPYSPSKLSIVNRLKPPSGTFFFGTDEFGRDVFSRTIFAGRLSLLVGAAVVTLSAAIGVTLGLLAGFFQKLDTPIARLIDAMMAFPDILLAIALVAALGPSLTTVIIALSIVYAPRLARVVRASTLVIRELPYVEAARALGISTFHIMTRHVLRNLLSPILVQATFLFASAMLAEAGLSFLGLGVSPEIPTWGTMIAAGRQYIGQADWMTLFPGVAIVLSVLSLQMVGDGLRDMLDPRLRKDL, from the coding sequence ATGGCCGATATCGCAATCAAACCCGTCGAAAGCGAAGGCAGCAAGTTCGTCCGCCGCCTGATGAAGCGCAGGACGGTGGCCTTCGGCCTGCTGATCCTGGCGATCTTCGTGCTACTGGCGGTCTTCGCGCCTGTGGTCGCGCCCTATTCGCCCTCCAAGCTTTCCATCGTCAACCGGCTGAAGCCGCCGAGCGGCACCTTCTTCTTCGGCACCGACGAGTTCGGCCGCGACGTCTTCTCGCGGACGATTTTCGCCGGCCGGCTGTCGCTGCTCGTCGGGGCCGCCGTCGTGACCTTGTCGGCCGCCATCGGCGTCACCCTCGGCCTGCTCGCCGGATTTTTCCAGAAGCTCGATACGCCGATCGCCCGGCTGATCGACGCGATGATGGCGTTTCCGGATATCCTGCTGGCGATTGCCCTCGTCGCCGCCCTCGGCCCGTCCTTGACGACCGTCATCATCGCGCTGTCGATCGTCTATGCACCGCGCCTTGCCCGTGTCGTCCGTGCATCGACGCTTGTTATTCGCGAGCTGCCCTATGTCGAGGCGGCGAGGGCGCTCGGCATTTCAACCTTCCACATCATGACGCGGCACGTCTTGCGCAATCTGCTGTCGCCGATCCTGGTGCAGGCTACTTTCCTCTTTGCCAGCGCGATGCTGGCCGAAGCCGGTCTCTCTTTCCTCGGCCTCGGAGTCAGCCCAGAAATCCCGACCTGGGGAACGATGATCGCCGCCGGTCGCCAATATATCGGCCAGGCCGACTGGATGACGCTTTTTCCCGGCGTCGCCATAGTCCTCTCGGTGCTGTCGCTGCAGATGGTCGGCGACGGCCTGAGGGACATGCTCGACCCAAGGCTTCGCAAGGACCTTTAA
- a CDS encoding FadR/GntR family transcriptional regulator: MRDMDSWLSEKKEIGRRNAAEAVFEDIRTAIVDRKLALGIRLPSEVQLAERYGISRAIIREALRSLQTLGFTQTLTGRGTFVVSESPARQLGGGAYSARDLMEARPCVEIPAAGWAALRRSDEQLSRLTSLCERMDEEEGVREWVRMDAAFHGQIAEASGNAIFRKVVADVRGALSTQSELVEHVRGRRKASNAEHRRILEAIAAGSEQDARAAMAEHLLEVKRSIIGIADDSRAAEKA, encoded by the coding sequence ATGCGGGATATGGATTCATGGCTGTCGGAGAAGAAAGAAATAGGCCGAAGAAACGCTGCCGAAGCGGTCTTCGAGGATATCCGCACGGCCATTGTCGATCGGAAACTGGCGCTCGGGATCCGTCTTCCCTCGGAGGTGCAGCTCGCCGAACGTTACGGCATCAGCCGGGCTATTATCCGTGAAGCGCTCCGCTCGCTGCAGACACTGGGGTTTACCCAGACCCTGACTGGCCGGGGCACCTTCGTCGTTTCGGAGAGCCCCGCGCGACAACTCGGCGGCGGCGCCTATTCCGCCCGCGATCTGATGGAGGCGCGACCCTGCGTCGAGATTCCGGCTGCCGGTTGGGCGGCGTTGCGGCGCTCGGACGAGCAGCTGAGCCGCCTGACATCCTTGTGCGAGCGGATGGATGAGGAAGAGGGTGTCCGGGAATGGGTGCGGATGGATGCCGCCTTTCACGGACAAATCGCGGAGGCTTCCGGCAATGCGATCTTCCGCAAAGTCGTCGCCGATGTTCGCGGCGCGCTTTCGACGCAATCGGAACTGGTCGAGCATGTTCGCGGCCGGCGCAAAGCGTCGAACGCCGAGCATCGTCGAATCCTGGAGGCAATTGCCGCGGGCAGCGAGCAGGATGCGCGCGCAGCCATGGCGGAGCACCTACTGGAGGTCAAGCGGTCCATTATCGGGATTGCCGATGACAGTCGAGCTGCCGAGAAGGCATGA
- a CDS encoding RidA family protein has protein sequence MTGVCVNQFPTAAGKVENSPYHRLAALGIALPPPPPPIANFVTHVVEGNMLYLSGQGPREADGFLHAGKVGGGVGVEEAYRHARLTGINLLAVMHEALGDLSRVKRVVKLLGMVNAVPEFEDHPSVINGCSDLLIAVFGAAGEHARSAVGFGSLPGNITVEIEAIVALHG, from the coding sequence ATGACAGGAGTTTGCGTGAATCAGTTTCCCACTGCCGCCGGCAAGGTCGAGAACTCGCCTTATCATCGGTTAGCCGCCCTCGGCATTGCGCTGCCGCCACCGCCGCCGCCGATCGCCAATTTCGTGACGCATGTGGTGGAAGGCAACATGCTCTATCTCTCAGGCCAGGGACCGCGCGAGGCCGATGGCTTTCTGCATGCCGGCAAGGTCGGCGGCGGAGTCGGTGTCGAGGAGGCCTACCGGCATGCGCGGCTGACCGGCATCAACCTGCTTGCCGTCATGCATGAGGCGCTTGGCGATCTCTCCCGCGTCAAACGAGTGGTCAAGCTGCTCGGCATGGTCAATGCCGTGCCTGAGTTCGAGGACCATCCGAGCGTCATCAACGGCTGCTCGGATCTGTTGATCGCCGTCTTCGGAGCGGCCGGCGAACATGCCCGCTCGGCGGTCGGCTTCGGCTCGCTGCCCGGCAACATCACCGTCGAGATCGAGGCCATCGTCGCCTTGCATGGCTGA